In Sideroxyarcus emersonii, one DNA window encodes the following:
- a CDS encoding ankyrin repeat domain-containing protein, translated as MSTELLAAVKAGAITSAQRMLAAGADANFRDAEGATLLMLAAHAGDLPMVELLIESGADVNAGDAQGWMPLSKAVYNPELKRGFADVVKALIDAGANIESAIGYGVRPLMLAAGYGETAVVERLLDAGADVLACNEGGYTALMMVKQKHYVDVINLLHEAEQLAGVGEGSCASKNTPGSNVITFMKRPTA; from the coding sequence ATGTCTACAGAGCTGTTGGCAGCAGTCAAGGCAGGCGCGATCACTTCGGCACAACGCATGTTGGCGGCTGGAGCGGATGCCAATTTTCGGGATGCGGAGGGGGCTACGCTGCTCATGCTGGCCGCGCATGCCGGCGACCTGCCCATGGTGGAACTGCTGATCGAAAGCGGTGCCGATGTGAATGCGGGCGATGCGCAAGGCTGGATGCCGTTGAGCAAGGCGGTGTACAACCCGGAATTGAAGCGCGGGTTCGCAGACGTGGTCAAGGCACTGATCGATGCCGGAGCCAATATCGAATCGGCCATCGGTTACGGTGTGCGCCCGTTGATGCTGGCGGCAGGCTATGGCGAGACCGCCGTGGTCGAACGGCTGCTGGATGCCGGTGCGGACGTGCTGGCCTGCAACGAAGGCGGCTACACTGCGCTGATGATGGTGAAACAGAAGCATTATGTGGATGTCATCAACCTGTTGCATGAGGCCGAACAGCTTGCCGGCGTCGGGGAGGGGAGTTGCGCGAGCAAGAACACTCCCGGTTCCAACGTCATCACCTTCATGAAACGCCCGACTGCCTGA
- a CDS encoding cobyrinate a,c-diamide synthase, which yields MNRMLISAAHKSSGKTMVSIGLCAALRARGHVVQPFKKGPDYIDPMWLSQAAGHACRNLDLYLMEDDDVVAAFARHSAEVNLVEGNKGLYDGLALDGSNSNAALAKLLDLPVMLVIDARGMTRGIAPLILGYQAFDKDIRIAGVILNNLGGSRHEAKLRAVIEHYTDVPVVGAIQHDERLSIIERHLGLMPSNESIAATAKIRQIGDAIAEQVDLDKLLTLSQKEPLQVPHVAEVVAMPVGERVRIGIARDRAFGFYYADDLDALEAAGAELVPFDALNDVHLPQVDGLYIGGGFPEACATELEANSSLRAEIRQAIGSGLPAYAECGGLMYLSRSISYEGRTFEMVGAIPGDVKMHARPIGRGYVHLREDEAHPWPRPNAPAKQIKAHEFHYSSLENLPPDTRFAYHVERGYGIDGQRDGLMLNNLLASYTHLRTIGSCYWATRFVAFIRRCKERQNRTTSTNEKAI from the coding sequence ATGAACCGCATGCTGATTTCGGCAGCACACAAATCCTCCGGAAAAACCATGGTCAGCATCGGCCTGTGTGCGGCGCTGCGCGCGCGCGGCCATGTCGTGCAGCCGTTCAAGAAAGGCCCCGACTATATCGACCCGATGTGGTTGTCGCAGGCGGCCGGGCATGCCTGCCGCAATCTCGATCTGTACCTGATGGAAGACGACGATGTGGTTGCCGCTTTTGCTCGCCACAGCGCGGAAGTGAATTTGGTCGAAGGTAACAAGGGCTTGTACGACGGCCTTGCGCTGGATGGCAGCAACAGCAACGCAGCCCTGGCCAAGCTGCTCGACCTGCCAGTGATGCTGGTGATCGATGCGCGTGGCATGACACGCGGCATCGCACCGCTGATCCTTGGTTATCAGGCATTCGATAAGGACATCCGCATTGCCGGAGTGATCCTCAATAACCTCGGCGGCAGCCGGCACGAAGCCAAGCTGCGGGCAGTCATCGAACATTACACCGATGTGCCAGTGGTGGGCGCGATCCAGCACGATGAGCGGCTCAGCATCATCGAACGCCACCTGGGCCTGATGCCGAGCAATGAATCGATCGCCGCAACTGCCAAGATCAGGCAGATCGGCGATGCCATCGCAGAGCAGGTCGATCTGGACAAACTGCTGACACTGTCCCAAAAAGAACCATTGCAGGTGCCGCATGTCGCCGAAGTGGTGGCGATGCCCGTCGGCGAGAGAGTGCGCATCGGCATTGCGCGCGACCGCGCCTTCGGTTTTTACTACGCGGACGATCTTGATGCGCTGGAAGCGGCGGGGGCGGAACTGGTGCCTTTCGATGCGCTCAACGATGTGCACCTGCCGCAAGTGGACGGGCTGTATATCGGTGGCGGCTTTCCGGAGGCCTGTGCCACCGAACTGGAAGCGAACTCATCCCTGCGTGCCGAGATCCGGCAGGCTATCGGCAGCGGCCTGCCTGCCTATGCGGAATGCGGCGGACTGATGTACTTGTCGCGCAGTATCAGCTATGAGGGGCGCACCTTCGAGATGGTCGGCGCGATCCCGGGGGACGTGAAGATGCATGCCAGGCCGATCGGCCGCGGCTACGTGCATCTGCGCGAGGATGAGGCGCACCCGTGGCCGCGCCCGAATGCGCCGGCCAAACAGATCAAGGCGCACGAATTCCACTATTCCAGCCTGGAGAATCTTCCGCCCGACACGCGCTTCGCTTACCATGTCGAGCGCGGTTATGGGATAGATGGCCAGCGCGACGGACTGATGTTGAACAACCTGCTGGCTTCATATACCCATTTGCGCACCATTGGCAGCTGCTACTGGGCGACGCGCTTCGTTGCTTTCATCCGGCGCTGCAAGGAAAGACAGAACCGAACCACCTCAACCAACGAGAAAGCAATATGA
- the cysG gene encoding siroheme synthase CysG: protein MDFLPVFHNVKGKLCLVVGGGEVAKRKAGVLLEAGAKVRVVAPEIDPGLAKQQGIEPVVARFEARHLDGATLVIAATNDRSVNQQVSELAQGRNIPVNVVDDPELCSIIMPAILDRSPLMVAFSSGGASPVLTRMMRGKLETVIPQNYSRLAAFAERFRELVKTRVTNPAKRRIFWENVLEGVVAEKVLAGDESSAEAMLQQMLKDEDNIQRGEVYLVGAGPGDPDLLTFRALRLMQKADVVVYDNLVSKPIVEMTRRDAERIFVGKKRADHTLRQEEINELLVRLAKEGKRVLRLKGGDPFIFGRGGEEIETLAAEGIPFQVVPGITAASGVASYAGIPLTHRDHAQSCMFVTGHLKDGTMNLDWEALARPRQTVVVYMGLHGLETLCGELVRHGMPDSTPIAIVQQGTTQNQRVIIGTLATLPGIAEREKPQAPTLIIVGGVVTLREKLAWFHPQQS from the coding sequence GTGGACTTCCTGCCCGTATTCCATAACGTCAAAGGCAAGCTGTGCCTCGTGGTCGGGGGCGGCGAAGTCGCCAAGCGCAAGGCCGGTGTGTTGCTGGAGGCTGGCGCTAAGGTGCGCGTGGTCGCGCCAGAGATCGATCCAGGCCTGGCCAAACAGCAGGGTATCGAACCTGTCGTCGCGCGCTTCGAGGCAAGACACCTCGACGGCGCGACGCTGGTCATCGCCGCCACAAACGACCGCAGCGTCAACCAGCAGGTCTCCGAACTGGCCCAGGGGCGCAACATCCCGGTGAATGTGGTGGATGACCCGGAATTGTGTTCGATCATCATGCCGGCCATCCTTGACCGCTCGCCGCTGATGGTGGCCTTCTCCAGCGGCGGCGCTTCGCCGGTGCTGACGCGCATGATGCGCGGCAAGCTGGAGACGGTCATCCCGCAAAACTACAGCCGTCTGGCTGCTTTTGCCGAACGCTTCCGCGAACTGGTCAAGACTCGCGTCACCAATCCCGCCAAGCGCCGCATCTTCTGGGAGAACGTGCTGGAAGGCGTGGTCGCTGAAAAGGTGCTGGCCGGCGACGAAAGCAGCGCAGAGGCGATGCTGCAGCAAATGCTGAAGGACGAGGACAACATCCAGCGTGGCGAAGTCTATCTGGTCGGTGCCGGTCCCGGCGATCCCGATCTGCTCACCTTCCGGGCGCTGCGCCTGATGCAGAAGGCCGACGTCGTGGTGTACGACAATCTGGTGTCCAAGCCCATCGTCGAGATGACGCGGCGCGACGCGGAACGCATCTTCGTCGGCAAGAAACGGGCCGACCATACCCTGCGCCAGGAAGAGATCAACGAACTGCTGGTACGTCTGGCCAAGGAGGGCAAGCGCGTATTGCGCCTGAAAGGCGGAGACCCTTTCATCTTCGGGCGGGGTGGCGAGGAGATCGAGACCCTGGCAGCGGAAGGCATTCCGTTCCAGGTGGTCCCCGGCATCACCGCTGCTTCCGGCGTCGCATCCTACGCCGGCATCCCGCTGACCCATCGCGATCATGCCCAATCCTGCATGTTCGTCACCGGCCACCTCAAGGACGGCACGATGAACCTGGACTGGGAGGCGCTGGCCCGCCCCAGGCAGACCGTGGTGGTCTACATGGGTTTGCATGGGCTGGAGACGCTGTGCGGCGAACTGGTCAGGCACGGCATGCCGGACAGCACGCCTATCGCCATCGTGCAGCAGGGCACGACGCAGAACCAGCGCGTCATCATCGGCACATTGGCGACATTGCCCGGCATCGCCGAACGCGAGAAGCCGCAGGCACCGACGCTCATCATCGTCGGCGGCGTGGTCACGCTCCGCGAAAAGCTGGCGTGGTTCCATCCACAACAATCATAA
- a CDS encoding [protein-PII] uridylyltransferase — MSIAEIRDSLRIARGELQADYLAHPQPTRYLLAHSKQVDEHLRRVWRQLDLPAELALVAVGGYGRAELYPKSDIDLLILLPAQPDQALQQRLQELVGNLWDIGLEVGHSVRTIGDCMAESSDVTVQTNLLEARHITGNHALFLEMRETLAAHLSRRAFYLAKVQEQEQRHTRFVDTDYNLEPNLKESPGGLRDLQSVLWISRACGFGHTWKALAQADLITPTEARQIAHHEHLLQDLRIRLHYLSGRHDDRLLFEYQTALAEQLGISASAQRRASEHLMQHYYRTKQAVLQLNAVLLQTMRARIFPAAETFPLNDRFVARDDKLEARDEALFETQPTAILESFLLLEQHPRLTGFSAQTLRALWRARKTIGSGFRKDPRNRELFMAILRQPQGLTHALRRMNQQDILGRYLPPFGRIVGQMQHDLFHVYTVDEHILMVVRNLRRFTLPQYAHEYPLCSKLIHDFARPEVLYIAGIFHDIAKGRGGDHATLGRVDAARFCKQHGLMREDADLVVWLVEHHLTMSATAQKQDLSDQDVIAAFAAKIRNERYLAALYLLTVADIRGTSAKVWNAWKGQLLESLYHATRRFMTSGKVADLVGEIRKRSAETLSLYAIHPDIYELLWAQFDADYFLRHEPHEIAWHTRMLAHRVNSDVPVVKARLSRIGEGLQILVYTQDRPYLFARICNFFARMSYNIMEAKIHTTQHGYALDSFLVMDANNSKTVYRDVMNYIEYELAQQLADSTPPAAPNVGRVSRQLKHFPIVPQVGIARDEKGQHILSIVAGDRPGLLARIAYLLAKHHIELRSAKINTLGSRAEDTFWISGEVLDRPQEVDELRAALQQQLA; from the coding sequence ATGTCGATAGCGGAAATACGTGACAGTCTGCGCATAGCACGTGGCGAACTGCAGGCAGACTATCTCGCCCATCCCCAGCCGACACGCTACCTGCTGGCCCATTCGAAACAGGTCGATGAACATCTGCGCCGGGTCTGGCGCCAGCTCGACCTGCCGGCGGAGCTGGCGCTGGTCGCCGTAGGCGGCTACGGGCGCGCCGAGCTCTACCCGAAATCCGACATCGACCTGCTCATCCTGTTGCCCGCACAACCGGACCAGGCATTGCAGCAACGCCTGCAGGAGCTGGTCGGCAACCTTTGGGACATCGGGCTGGAGGTCGGCCACAGCGTACGCACAATCGGCGATTGCATGGCCGAGTCCTCGGACGTGACGGTACAGACCAATCTGCTCGAAGCCCGCCATATCACCGGCAATCACGCCCTGTTCCTGGAGATGCGCGAGACATTGGCAGCGCATCTGAGCCGCCGAGCCTTCTACCTCGCCAAGGTTCAGGAACAGGAACAGCGCCATACCCGTTTTGTGGATACCGACTACAACCTGGAACCCAATCTGAAAGAAAGCCCAGGAGGATTGCGCGATCTGCAGTCGGTGCTGTGGATCTCGCGCGCCTGCGGCTTCGGGCATACCTGGAAGGCACTGGCGCAGGCCGACCTTATCACCCCCACCGAAGCCCGCCAGATTGCGCATCACGAACACCTACTGCAGGACCTGCGCATCCGCCTGCATTACCTGTCCGGCCGGCACGACGACCGCCTGCTGTTCGAATACCAGACCGCCCTTGCCGAGCAGCTCGGCATCTCTGCCAGCGCCCAGCGTCGCGCCAGCGAACACCTGATGCAGCATTACTACCGTACCAAACAGGCCGTGCTGCAACTCAATGCCGTATTGCTGCAAACCATGCGCGCGCGCATCTTCCCGGCTGCCGAGACCTTCCCCCTGAACGATCGCTTCGTTGCCCGCGACGACAAGCTGGAGGCTCGGGATGAAGCGCTGTTCGAGACGCAACCGACCGCCATCCTGGAAAGCTTCCTGCTGCTGGAACAGCACCCGCGCCTGACCGGTTTTTCCGCCCAGACCTTGCGCGCATTGTGGCGCGCACGCAAGACCATCGGTTCCGGTTTCCGCAAGGATCCGCGCAATCGCGAACTGTTCATGGCCATCCTGCGCCAGCCGCAGGGCCTTACGCACGCGCTGCGACGCATGAACCAGCAGGACATCCTCGGGCGCTATCTGCCTCCCTTCGGCCGCATCGTCGGCCAGATGCAGCACGATCTTTTCCACGTGTATACCGTGGACGAACATATCCTGATGGTGGTGCGGAACCTGCGCCGCTTCACGCTGCCGCAATACGCGCACGAATATCCGCTGTGCAGCAAGCTCATCCACGATTTTGCCCGCCCGGAAGTACTCTACATCGCCGGCATATTCCACGACATCGCCAAAGGGCGGGGCGGCGACCACGCCACCCTGGGCCGCGTCGATGCCGCGCGCTTCTGCAAGCAGCACGGATTGATGCGCGAAGATGCCGATCTCGTCGTGTGGCTGGTGGAGCATCACCTCACCATGTCCGCTACGGCGCAGAAGCAGGACCTCTCGGACCAGGATGTGATCGCCGCATTCGCCGCCAAGATCAGGAACGAACGCTACCTCGCCGCACTCTACCTGCTCACCGTCGCAGACATACGCGGCACCAGTGCAAAAGTGTGGAACGCCTGGAAAGGCCAGCTGCTGGAAAGTCTGTATCACGCCACGCGCCGCTTCATGACCAGCGGCAAGGTCGCCGACCTGGTGGGCGAAATCAGGAAGCGCAGCGCCGAGACGCTCAGCCTGTACGCCATCCATCCAGATATTTACGAATTGCTTTGGGCCCAGTTCGATGCGGATTATTTCCTGCGCCACGAACCGCACGAGATCGCCTGGCATACCCGCATGCTGGCGCATCGCGTGAACAGCGACGTCCCGGTCGTCAAGGCACGCCTGAGCCGCATCGGCGAAGGCCTGCAGATACTGGTCTACACGCAGGACCGCCCCTATCTGTTCGCCCGCATCTGCAATTTCTTTGCACGCATGAGCTACAACATCATGGAGGCAAAGATACACACCACCCAGCACGGCTATGCGCTGGACAGCTTCCTGGTGATGGATGCGAACAACAGCAAGACGGTGTATCGCGACGTGATGAACTACATCGAATACGAACTGGCACAGCAACTCGCCGACAGCACGCCGCCCGCAGCGCCGAATGTCGGCCGGGTCAGCCGTCAGCTCAAGCACTTCCCCATCGTGCCGCAAGTCGGCATTGCGCGCGACGAGAAGGGGCAGCATATCCTGTCCATCGTGGCCGGCGACCGTCCCGGCCTGCTGGCCCGGATCGCCTACCTGCTGGCAAAACACCACATCGAACTGCGCAGCGCCAAGATCAACACGCTGGGTTCACGCGCCGAGGATACTTTCTGGATCAGTGGCGAGGTGCTGGACAGGCCGCAGGAAGTGGATGAGTTGCGTGCTGCATTGCAGCAGCAACTGGCCTGA
- a CDS encoding bacteriohemerythrin: MSLVWRAQLSVGNNIIDSDHKYLIEIINKVEQALVKRNRNELSAALDSLTQYSRVHFDREEKIAAAVKYTQVPHLNQSHQELLKQLDQMKGEIAAMGPDWSAEATEHFTGFLRDWLINHVIKEDLLMKPVLQKYSPTFDPR, encoded by the coding sequence ATGAGTCTGGTATGGCGCGCCCAGTTGAGCGTCGGAAACAACATCATCGATTCCGACCATAAATATCTTATCGAGATCATCAATAAGGTCGAACAAGCCTTGGTAAAGCGGAATCGAAACGAATTGTCCGCCGCGCTCGACAGCCTTACTCAATATTCTCGCGTGCACTTTGACCGGGAAGAGAAGATTGCCGCAGCGGTGAAATATACGCAGGTTCCGCATCTGAATCAGTCTCACCAGGAGTTGCTGAAGCAGCTTGACCAGATGAAAGGCGAGATTGCCGCAATGGGGCCAGATTGGTCGGCCGAAGCGACCGAACATTTCACCGGCTTTTTGCGCGACTGGTTAATCAATCATGTCATCAAGGAAGACCTGCTGATGAAACCGGTCCTGCAAAAATACTCGCCCACTTTCGACCCAAGATAG
- a CDS encoding DUF4202 domain-containing protein: MTQNRYQAAIAAFDKANAEDPNKEIFNGKEYPKELLYAQRMTEMQERYAPEASEAVKLAVRAQHIQRWKSPRSNFPMDRQGYLQWRTGLYKFHAETAGRLMKEVGYDDEMIERVKTIVSKKALKMNPETQLMEDVVDLVFIEHYMLHFAGQHPEYDEVKWIEIIKKTWQKMSARAHDFALAGKIKLPEALVPLILKAVKG; encoded by the coding sequence ATGACCCAGAACCGTTACCAGGCTGCCATTGCGGCCTTCGACAAGGCCAATGCCGAAGACCCGAACAAAGAGATATTCAACGGCAAGGAATACCCCAAGGAACTGCTGTATGCCCAGCGCATGACCGAGATGCAGGAGCGTTATGCACCGGAAGCTTCGGAAGCGGTCAAGCTCGCCGTGCGCGCCCAGCATATCCAGCGCTGGAAATCCCCGCGCAGCAATTTCCCGATGGACAGGCAGGGCTACCTGCAGTGGCGCACCGGACTGTACAAATTCCACGCCGAGACTGCAGGAAGGCTCATGAAAGAGGTGGGTTACGACGATGAGATGATCGAACGCGTGAAGACCATCGTCAGCAAGAAAGCCTTGAAGATGAATCCGGAAACGCAGCTGATGGAAGACGTGGTGGATCTGGTGTTCATCGAGCATTACATGTTGCATTTCGCCGGGCAACATCCCGAATATGACGAGGTGAAGTGGATCGAGATCATCAAGAAGACCTGGCAGAAGATGTCGGCCCGCGCGCACGATTTCGCGCTGGCAGGCAAGATCAAGCTGCCGGAAGCGCTGGTGCCCCTGATCCTGAAAGCAGTAAAAGGCTGA